From the genome of Solidesulfovibrio carbinolicus, one region includes:
- a CDS encoding aminotransferase class IV has protein sequence MPEIADAQTYLERLLAAPRPGGEGVLAFYDHRIGVIGKDPRLMLMPLDDHLVHRGDGVFETLKYIGRKLYQVQPHFDRMARSAAAIHLDPPCSWDEVAQLTLDVCRAGGIDDGMVRVLVGRGPGGFGIDPAECPTPSLTIVAYRFHPRPAASFAKGVTAFRTSIPAKQNYLARIKSIDYLPNVLMKREATARGEDYPVCYDDKGFLAEGATENICIVDAAGRFVVPELTNALTGTTLLRAVELIENEMEVVFTGIREADIATAREMFILGTTNDCLSIVRYNGVPIGDGRPGPVSKRLKERLVADIAANGTAF, from the coding sequence ATGCCTGAGATTGCTGACGCCCAAACGTATTTGGAACGCCTGCTGGCCGCGCCGCGCCCGGGCGGCGAGGGCGTGCTGGCGTTTTACGACCACCGTATCGGCGTCATCGGCAAGGACCCGCGCCTCATGCTCATGCCGCTGGACGACCACCTCGTCCACCGTGGCGACGGCGTCTTCGAGACGCTCAAATACATCGGTCGAAAACTGTATCAGGTGCAGCCCCATTTCGACCGCATGGCCCGCTCGGCGGCGGCGATCCATCTTGATCCGCCGTGCTCCTGGGACGAGGTCGCCCAGCTGACCCTTGACGTCTGCCGGGCCGGCGGCATCGACGACGGCATGGTGCGGGTGCTTGTGGGACGCGGCCCCGGGGGCTTTGGCATCGACCCGGCCGAATGCCCGACCCCGAGCCTGACCATCGTGGCCTACCGCTTCCATCCCCGGCCGGCCGCGTCCTTTGCCAAGGGCGTCACCGCCTTTCGCACCTCCATCCCGGCCAAACAGAACTATCTGGCCCGCATCAAATCCATCGACTACCTGCCCAATGTGCTCATGAAGCGCGAGGCGACCGCGCGCGGCGAGGACTACCCGGTCTGCTACGACGACAAGGGCTTTTTGGCCGAAGGGGCCACGGAAAACATCTGCATCGTGGACGCCGCCGGCCGTTTCGTCGTGCCGGAGCTCACCAACGCGCTGACCGGCACCACCCTGCTTCGGGCCGTGGAACTCATTGAAAACGAAATGGAAGTGGTCTTTACCGGCATCCGCGAGGCAGACATCGCCACGGCGCGGGAAATGTTCATCCTGGGCACCACCAACGATTGCCTGAGCATCGTGCGTTACAACGGCGTCCCCATCGGCGACGGCCGGCCCGGGCCGGTGTCGAAGCGCCTCAAGGAACGCTTGGTGGCCGACATCGCGGCGAACGGGACGGCGTTTTAG
- a CDS encoding aspartate-semialdehyde dehydrogenase, giving the protein MGGGELVVAVAGATGAVGREMLKTLEGRAFPATTVKALASSRSAGTTVPFAGGELIVEEMTEKSFEGVDIALFSAGGSTSKQFAPFAVKSGCVVIDNSSAWRMDPEVPLVVPEVNPEDVDWHKGIIANPNCSTIQMVVALKPLHDVGKIKRVIVSTYQAVSGTGQKAIAELETQVRQLFNSQEPDVKVYPHQIAFNCLPQIDVFSDGDYTFEEIKMIKETNKIMGDDSIKVTATTVRVPVFYGHSESVNIETEKKITAKEARAILSQAPGVVVYDNPAEKIYPMPLMAGGEDPVFVGRIREDNTIENGLHLWIVADNIRKGAALNAVQIAELLLERGQVRV; this is encoded by the coding sequence ATGGGCGGGGGCGAGTTGGTTGTGGCAGTGGCCGGCGCCACGGGCGCCGTTGGCCGTGAAATGCTCAAGACGCTGGAAGGTCGCGCTTTCCCGGCAACGACCGTGAAAGCCTTGGCGTCCTCGCGCTCGGCCGGCACTACCGTGCCGTTTGCCGGCGGGGAACTCATCGTCGAGGAAATGACCGAGAAATCCTTTGAAGGCGTCGACATCGCGCTGTTTTCCGCCGGCGGCTCCACCTCGAAACAGTTTGCTCCGTTCGCGGTCAAGTCGGGCTGCGTGGTTATCGACAATTCCAGCGCCTGGCGCATGGACCCCGAGGTGCCGCTGGTGGTGCCCGAGGTCAATCCCGAGGACGTGGACTGGCACAAGGGCATCATCGCCAATCCCAACTGTTCGACCATCCAGATGGTGGTGGCGCTCAAGCCCCTGCACGACGTGGGGAAAATCAAGCGCGTCATCGTTTCCACCTATCAGGCCGTGTCCGGCACCGGCCAGAAGGCCATTGCCGAGCTGGAAACGCAGGTGCGCCAGCTGTTCAACAGCCAGGAACCGGACGTGAAGGTGTATCCGCACCAGATCGCGTTCAACTGTCTGCCCCAGATCGACGTCTTCTCCGATGGTGACTACACCTTCGAAGAGATCAAGATGATCAAAGAGACCAACAAGATCATGGGCGACGACTCCATCAAGGTGACGGCCACCACCGTGCGCGTGCCGGTCTTCTACGGCCACAGCGAGTCGGTCAACATCGAGACCGAGAAAAAGATCACGGCCAAGGAAGCCCGGGCAATCCTGTCCCAGGCTCCGGGCGTCGTGGTCTACGACAACCCGGCCGAGAAGATCTATCCCATGCCGCTGATGGCCGGCGGCGAAGACCCGGTCTTCGTCGGACGCATCCGCGAGGACAACACCATCGAAAACGGCCTGCACCTGTGGATCGTGGCCGACAACATCCGCAAGGGCGCGGCGCTCAACGCCGTGCAGATCGCCGAACTGCTCCTGGAACGCGGCCAGGTTCGCGTTTAG
- a CDS encoding AAA family ATPase — MKIESIRLRNFKSFQDAELTDLPSFCVIVGANGTGKSTIFQVFGFLRDAMASNINVALAKLGGSRGFQEVRSRNAQGPIEIELKFRTGPDSPLTTYFLQIGEHNGKAIVEREILKYRRGSSGQPWHFLDFSRGQGTAVTNELETTNDVRELDREEQKLKSADILATKGLAQFERFPAVMALGNLIENWHISDFHISKARPEQEAGYAEHLSREGENLSLVIEYLYKNNRTAFDKILSLLQMRVPGITSVESKTTEEGRVLLKFQDGAFEDPFLARYVSDGTIKMLAYLTLLYDPDPHPLLCVEEPENQLYPKLLWELAEEFRAYAHRGGQVFVSTHSPDFLNAAKLDEVFWLIKTKGYTQIRRARDDHQLAVYMAEGDQMGYLWEQGFFEGADPQ, encoded by the coding sequence ATGAAAATTGAATCCATACGGCTGCGCAATTTCAAATCCTTCCAGGACGCCGAACTCACGGATCTGCCAAGCTTCTGCGTCATTGTCGGCGCCAACGGCACGGGAAAATCGACGATCTTTCAGGTGTTCGGCTTTTTGCGCGACGCGATGGCGAGCAACATCAATGTCGCTTTGGCAAAGTTGGGCGGCAGTCGGGGATTCCAGGAAGTCCGCAGCCGAAACGCCCAGGGTCCCATAGAGATTGAATTGAAGTTTCGCACTGGCCCAGACAGTCCGCTGACGACGTATTTCCTGCAAATTGGCGAGCACAATGGCAAGGCCATCGTTGAACGGGAAATTCTTAAGTATCGCCGGGGCAGCAGCGGGCAACCGTGGCATTTTCTGGATTTCTCGCGTGGACAAGGGACAGCTGTCACCAATGAACTGGAGACAACCAATGATGTTCGGGAATTGGACAGGGAAGAACAGAAGCTGAAATCAGCGGATATCCTGGCCACAAAGGGTCTGGCGCAATTTGAACGTTTTCCGGCAGTGATGGCGCTCGGCAATCTCATAGAGAACTGGCACATCTCCGATTTTCATATAAGCAAGGCCCGGCCGGAACAAGAGGCCGGTTATGCCGAGCACCTTTCCCGGGAGGGTGAGAATCTATCGCTTGTCATAGAATACTTGTACAAGAACAATCGTACGGCCTTCGACAAAATCTTGTCGCTGCTGCAAATGCGCGTTCCCGGCATCACGAGCGTCGAGTCGAAGACGACGGAAGAAGGGCGCGTCTTGTTGAAGTTTCAAGACGGGGCGTTCGAGGACCCTTTTTTAGCCCGCTATGTTTCCGACGGCACCATCAAAATGCTCGCCTATTTAACGCTGCTTTATGATCCTGATCCCCATCCTCTCTTGTGCGTTGAGGAACCTGAAAATCAACTGTACCCGAAACTGTTGTGGGAACTCGCCGAAGAGTTCAGGGCCTATGCCCATCGGGGCGGCCAGGTTTTTGTTTCGACGCATTCTCCGGATTTTCTCAACGCCGCCAAATTGGACGAGGTTTTTTGGCTCATCAAGACCAAGGGCTATACCCAGATTCGCCGGGCCAGGGATGACCACCAATTGGCCGTATACATGGCTGAAGGCGATCAAATGGGCTATCTCTGGGAACAGGGTTTTTTTGAGGGAGCGGACCCTCAATGA
- a CDS encoding DUF4276 family protein, producing MKTLVFCLEEPSAKAMLERIVFRVMPSYWQVRYVIFQGKQHLEKNIVRKLKSWCLPDSVFIIVRDQDSGDCKAIKSKLARLCEESGKTSVLIRIACRELESFYLGDLAAVEQGLNLSGIKKLQQKKKYRNPDNLGSPSKELSVLTGYAYEKMSGSRAIAPFMALDHNCSKSFQALLAGIQKMVAS from the coding sequence ATGAAGACGCTGGTCTTTTGTCTGGAAGAGCCCTCGGCCAAGGCGATGCTGGAGCGCATCGTGTTTCGAGTCATGCCTTCGTATTGGCAAGTAAGATATGTCATATTCCAGGGGAAACAACATTTAGAAAAGAATATCGTCCGCAAACTGAAGTCTTGGTGTTTGCCGGATTCGGTTTTTATCATCGTACGGGATCAGGATTCCGGGGACTGCAAGGCGATTAAATCAAAGCTGGCGAGGTTGTGTGAGGAGTCTGGCAAGACAAGTGTGCTTATCCGAATCGCTTGCCGGGAATTGGAAAGTTTTTATTTGGGTGACCTTGCCGCAGTGGAGCAAGGGCTTAATCTTTCTGGAATCAAGAAGTTGCAGCAGAAGAAGAAATACAGAAATCCCGACAACCTGGGGTCTCCGTCAAAAGAACTTTCCGTGCTGACAGGCTATGCCTACGAAAAAATGTCTGGTTCGCGGGCGATCGCCCCTTTTATGGCCCTTGACCACAATTGTTCAAAAAGTTTTCAAGCCCTGCTAGCCGGCATTCAAAAAATGGTGGCGTCGTAA